One genomic region from Saprospiraceae bacterium encodes:
- a CDS encoding VCBS repeat-containing protein — MQKILFVFILFSMGCLQHQSQDQKKAATLFSLLPSSQTGITFSNDLTYSEEFNPYTYRNFYNGGGVGLGDINNDGLLDIFFCGNQVNSRLYLNKGNFVFEDITEHAGVACAGVWAAGVAFVDINGDGWQDLYVCKSGKPGGANRHNELFINQRDLTFKEASEAYGLDNTGLSSHAAFFDYDRDGDLDCYLLNNSIRTVGAYDLRKDQRKIRDTLGGNKLLRNDQGHFVDVSEEAGIFSSAIGFGLGVSVGDLNGDTWPDLYVSNDFFERDYLYLNQHDGTFKEEIESDMPEISLNSMGADMADINNDGLPEVFVTDMLPETDARYKTKTTFENWEKYQRNVLNGYHHQFIRNVLQLNRGNMRFSEISRYAGVYATDWSWGALIFDMDMDGRKDIFVANGIYKDLTDQDYLNLYNDPETILGLMKTESNVIKKLIDAIPSEKLANYAFHQDSCLTFSNLAQEWGLATPSFSNGSAYGDLDNDGDLDLVINNTGMPCFVYRNNAIEKQLGHFLKFELKGLQANTKAIGTQITLYVDGRKLYQEVEPMRGFESCVDPRPLFGLGLIENIDSIKIVWPDGMTQWLGPTAVNQTIILDQKDEPNGMVHQMTTAIQEELENITIKGLQFIHTENVFNDFERDRLLFNMISTEGPGIAVGDVNGDHLDDIYAGNAMNGTGVLFIQQYNGSFIQKRVADFEADAGSEDTDAAFFDADGDLDLDLYVCSGGNEVPRGSSLLADRLYINTDSKGTFKKSPQILPTFNFESSACVKPADIDHDGDIDLFVGIRLVPFNYGIPCNGYILINDGKGLFTKLEVPALDRLGMITDAGWADIDNDKDLDLIITGEWMPISIFQNERNHFENVTGRWGLDSTQGLWQCVQITDIDADGDQDILAGNWGLNSRIKSSPAKPVILYINDFDQNGTAEQILTTFNGDGSYPLTLRQDLIIQLPYLKKKYLKFESYRNQHIEDIFSADQLKGCTKLVCKTTATTLFKNLGDKMVPIQLPFESQLSPVFDILPIDIDEDGMKDILLGGNFSSVKPELGSYMSNGLTLLKQNKQHEFMTTNHHVRVPEARGIRSITIGKKPYVIIANNNGPMQLLAIKSN; from the coding sequence GTGCAGAAAATTTTATTTGTATTCATTTTGTTTTCTATGGGTTGCCTTCAACATCAATCCCAAGATCAAAAGAAAGCTGCTACTTTATTTTCATTACTTCCTTCTTCTCAAACTGGCATCACTTTCTCCAATGACCTTACTTATAGTGAAGAATTTAATCCCTATACCTATCGAAACTTTTACAACGGAGGCGGCGTAGGACTCGGAGACATCAATAATGATGGTCTTCTAGACATATTTTTTTGCGGCAATCAAGTCAATAGCAGACTGTATCTCAACAAAGGAAATTTTGTTTTCGAAGATATCACGGAGCATGCAGGGGTCGCCTGTGCGGGTGTATGGGCTGCGGGTGTGGCTTTTGTGGATATAAATGGAGATGGATGGCAAGATCTCTATGTATGCAAATCCGGTAAACCGGGTGGTGCTAACCGTCACAATGAATTATTTATCAATCAAAGGGATCTGACTTTCAAAGAAGCCTCCGAAGCATATGGCCTTGACAATACCGGGCTATCCAGTCATGCTGCCTTCTTTGATTATGATCGCGATGGTGACCTGGACTGTTACCTGCTCAATAACTCGATCCGTACAGTAGGAGCCTATGATCTTCGCAAGGATCAACGCAAGATTAGGGACACACTCGGTGGAAACAAGTTATTACGTAACGACCAGGGTCATTTTGTAGATGTGAGCGAGGAGGCAGGGATCTTCTCCAGTGCTATTGGCTTTGGACTGGGTGTCAGTGTCGGTGATCTCAACGGCGATACCTGGCCTGATCTGTATGTGAGCAATGATTTTTTCGAGCGGGATTATCTATACCTCAATCAACATGACGGCACCTTTAAAGAGGAGATTGAATCAGACATGCCTGAGATCAGCCTCAATAGTATGGGAGCAGATATGGCTGATATCAACAATGATGGATTGCCCGAAGTATTTGTCACCGATATGCTGCCTGAGACGGATGCGCGATATAAAACTAAAACCACTTTTGAAAACTGGGAAAAATACCAACGCAACGTGCTCAATGGATATCATCATCAGTTCATTCGTAATGTACTGCAGCTCAACCGGGGCAATATGAGATTTAGTGAAATCAGTCGCTATGCCGGAGTGTATGCCACGGATTGGAGTTGGGGTGCCTTGATTTTTGACATGGACATGGACGGTCGTAAAGATATCTTTGTAGCCAATGGCATTTACAAAGACCTGACAGACCAGGACTATCTCAATCTCTATAATGACCCTGAGACGATCCTTGGGCTGATGAAGACAGAGAGCAATGTAATTAAAAAACTGATAGACGCGATCCCTTCAGAGAAATTGGCCAATTATGCTTTTCATCAGGATAGCTGCCTGACTTTTTCCAATCTTGCCCAGGAATGGGGATTGGCCACACCTTCTTTTTCTAATGGATCTGCCTATGGTGATCTCGACAATGATGGGGATCTGGACCTGGTCATAAATAATACCGGCATGCCCTGTTTTGTCTATCGAAATAACGCCATTGAAAAGCAACTGGGCCATTTCTTAAAATTCGAATTAAAGGGGCTCCAGGCAAATACTAAAGCCATTGGCACCCAAATCACTTTATATGTTGATGGCAGAAAGCTATACCAGGAAGTAGAACCAATGAGAGGATTTGAATCCTGCGTAGACCCACGACCCCTGTTTGGACTGGGCCTGATCGAGAACATCGACTCCATAAAAATAGTATGGCCTGATGGGATGACGCAATGGTTAGGGCCTACTGCTGTCAACCAAACCATTATACTGGATCAAAAAGATGAGCCCAACGGGATGGTCCATCAGATGACCACTGCGATCCAGGAGGAGTTGGAGAACATAACAATAAAAGGACTTCAGTTTATACACACGGAAAATGTGTTTAATGATTTTGAAAGAGACCGCTTGTTGTTCAATATGATATCCACCGAAGGTCCTGGCATCGCTGTCGGAGATGTCAATGGTGATCATCTGGACGATATATATGCTGGTAATGCCATGAATGGAACAGGTGTCCTCTTTATACAACAATACAATGGTAGTTTTATACAAAAACGCGTAGCCGATTTTGAAGCGGATGCCGGCTCAGAAGATACTGATGCAGCTTTTTTTGATGCAGACGGTGACCTGGATCTTGATCTGTATGTATGCAGTGGTGGCAACGAAGTGCCCAGGGGATCGAGTCTGCTCGCAGATAGGTTATACATCAATACCGATAGTAAAGGCACGTTCAAAAAATCTCCTCAGATACTGCCCACTTTTAATTTTGAGAGCTCCGCTTGTGTCAAGCCTGCGGACATAGACCACGACGGGGATATCGATCTTTTCGTAGGAATCCGATTGGTACCATTCAATTATGGCATTCCTTGCAATGGGTACATTTTAATCAATGACGGTAAAGGTTTGTTTACGAAACTGGAAGTACCTGCTCTTGATAGACTGGGTATGATCACCGATGCAGGCTGGGCTGACATAGACAATGATAAAGACCTGGATCTCATCATCACCGGAGAGTGGATGCCCATATCCATATTTCAAAATGAGCGAAATCATTTTGAAAATGTGACGGGCCGATGGGGATTAGACTCTACTCAAGGTCTGTGGCAATGTGTACAGATCACCGATATAGACGCAGATGGCGATCAGGATATCTTAGCAGGCAATTGGGGGCTCAATAGCAGAATAAAATCTAGCCCTGCAAAGCCTGTCATCCTGTATATCAATGATTTTGATCAAAACGGCACTGCGGAGCAAATACTGACTACTTTCAATGGAGATGGATCCTATCCGCTCACCTTGAGACAAGACCTTATCATACAATTGCCTTATTTAAAAAAGAAGTATCTCAAATTTGAAAGTTATCGAAATCAGCATATAGAAGATATTTTTTCAGCAGATCAATTAAAAGGCTGCACCAAATTAGTATGTAAAACCACAGCTACCACCCTGTTTAAAAATCTAGGAGATAAGATGGTGCCTATCCAATTGCCTTTTGAAAGTCAGTTATCTCCTGTGTTTGATATTTTGCCCATAGATATCGATGAGGACGGCATGAAAGACATCTTATTGGGAGGAAATTTTAGTAGCGTCAAACCTGAACTTGGCTCGTATATGTCCAACGGTCTGACTTTGCTAAAACAAAACAAACAACATGAATTCATGACAACCAATCATCATGTAAGGGTACCGGAAGCCAGGGGAATAAGGTCTATCACTATTGGTAAAAAACCTTATGTAATCATCGCTAATAATAATGGCCCTATGCAGTTACTTGCGATTAAATCGAATTGA